In a genomic window of Nocardiopsis mwathae:
- a CDS encoding SDR family oxidoreductase — protein sequence MAKSLTVITGASSGIGAATARAFAGAGHPLLLLARRVGRMRELDLPKAICRAVDVTDRSAVTAAVKEAEDTYGPADVLVNNAGVMLNGPAAAQDPGEWDRMIDINVRGLLNGVYAVLPGMVERRHGTIINVSSIAGRKALPGSAVYCATKHAVHASSEAIRAEAAPHDVRVIVISPGYVDTELSSHITDPDVRAAYQAQEAALEGGLTATTVADAILYAYRQPHDVCIREIALAATGQTV from the coding sequence ATGGCGAAATCGCTGACGGTGATCACGGGGGCGAGTTCCGGGATCGGGGCGGCGACCGCGCGGGCGTTCGCGGGGGCGGGGCATCCGCTGCTGCTGCTCGCGCGGCGGGTGGGGCGGATGCGCGAGCTCGATCTGCCCAAGGCGATCTGCCGGGCCGTGGATGTCACCGACCGCTCCGCCGTGACGGCGGCCGTCAAGGAGGCCGAGGACACCTACGGCCCGGCCGACGTCCTCGTCAACAACGCGGGCGTGATGCTCAACGGCCCCGCGGCCGCTCAGGACCCCGGCGAGTGGGACCGGATGATCGACATCAACGTCCGCGGCCTGCTCAACGGCGTATACGCCGTCCTCCCCGGGATGGTGGAGCGGCGGCACGGCACCATCATCAACGTCAGTTCGATCGCCGGGCGCAAGGCGCTCCCCGGGAGTGCGGTGTACTGCGCCACCAAGCACGCCGTCCACGCCTCGTCGGAGGCGATCCGAGCCGAGGCCGCGCCCCACGACGTCCGGGTCATCGTGATCTCCCCCGGCTACGTGGACACCGAACTCAGCTCCCACATCACCGACCCGGACGTGCGCGCGGCCTACCAGGCGCAGGAGGCCGCCCTCGAAGGCGGGCTCACCGCGACCACCGTCGCCGACGCGATCCTCTACGCTTACCGCCAGCCGCACGACGTGTGTATCCGCGAAATCGCACTAGCGGCCACCGGGCAGACGGTCTGA
- a CDS encoding thiol-disulfide oxidoreductase DCC family protein → MTGEGRTAAAPMLVYDGDCGFCTRTVRLAERLPVRADLIPWQEADLVRLGVSEERAAHEVLWVEPSGRVEGGADAVAEVFRHARRPWPLLGGAMKLPVIRSAAVWGYRRIAANRYRLPGATPACRLPPAERPGARGAPG, encoded by the coding sequence ATGACCGGCGAGGGTAGGACCGCTGCCGCCCCGATGCTCGTCTATGACGGCGACTGCGGCTTCTGCACCCGTACCGTCCGCCTGGCCGAGCGGTTGCCGGTGCGGGCCGACCTCATTCCCTGGCAGGAGGCGGACCTGGTCCGGCTGGGGGTGAGCGAGGAACGGGCCGCGCACGAGGTGCTGTGGGTGGAGCCGTCCGGCAGGGTCGAGGGTGGCGCCGACGCCGTCGCCGAGGTGTTCCGGCACGCCCGCCGCCCGTGGCCGCTCCTCGGGGGCGCGATGAAGCTGCCGGTCATCCGGTCGGCGGCGGTGTGGGGGTACCGTCGCATCGCGGCGAACCGGTACCGGCTGCCCGGCGCCACTCCGGCCTGTCGGCTGCCGCCGGCGGAGCGTCCGGGGGCGCGTGGCGCACCAGGGTAG
- a CDS encoding DoxX family membrane protein, whose amino-acid sequence MDRLLDRLGEIHARVRRIAFLHYYTWFVRIMLALAFLPSGYRKIMGDRFTKEDIGEVSLMFDALYDHFGALYFAIGLCQVVAAVLLLVPRTAALGALVYLPISIGIVIVTTTLDFGAGTPTVTSLLLLGTVYLLCWDWHRVVGILAPARLPAAPRRFGGTEQRVRA is encoded by the coding sequence ATGGACAGGTTGCTCGACCGGCTCGGCGAGATACACGCGCGCGTCCGCCGAATCGCGTTTCTGCACTACTACACGTGGTTCGTGCGCATCATGCTGGCGCTGGCGTTCCTGCCCTCGGGCTACCGGAAGATCATGGGCGACCGGTTCACCAAGGAGGACATCGGCGAGGTCAGCCTCATGTTCGACGCCCTCTACGACCACTTCGGCGCGCTGTACTTCGCCATCGGCCTGTGCCAGGTGGTCGCGGCGGTGCTGCTACTCGTACCGCGCACCGCCGCGCTCGGAGCGCTGGTCTACCTCCCGATCAGCATCGGCATCGTGATCGTGACCACCACACTCGACTTCGGTGCGGGAACTCCGACCGTCACCTCTCTCCTGCTGCTCGGCACGGTCTACCTGCTGTGCTGGGACTGGCACCGCGTGGTCGGAATCCTCGCCCCGGCGCGGCTGCCGGCCGCGCCGCGCCGGTTCGGCGGTACGGAGCAGCGGGTGCGGGCATGA
- the argS gene encoding arginine--tRNA ligase codes for MADPQEVLAQRVRSALAAAFGDEFAETDPVIRPSQFADYQANAALALAKRLGRKPRDVASAIEERLDVDDVCREVEISGPGFINLTLRDDWIAAQTQAVLGDPRLGVATQQRQNIPIDYSAPNVAKEMHVGHLRTTVVGDALARILGFLGHNVIRQNHIGDWGTPFGMLIEHLLDCGEHSAEADLLKTDPNAFYQAAKAKFDASEEFATRARSRVVLIQSGDDETLRLWRELVDLSKIYFNKVYSTLDVTLTDDDLAGESTYNDMLPEICAALERQGIAEVSEGALCVFLDGYTGREGKPVPLIIRKSDGGYGYATSDLATVKYRVEELKADRILYVVGAPQNLHFRMVWDTARKAGWVPDEVETTHVQIGNVLGEDHKILRTRSGKSIRLMELLDEAVERATRVVAENRPDLDEETRARIAREVGIGAVKYADLSVSHDSEYVFDFDRMLALNGNTGPYLQYAQARIRSIFRKGGVTPEEAAAGTITVTQPAERDLALALLGFAPTVQQVGETLEPHRLCAYLFDLAQSFTTFYDQCPVLKAENAELRASRLALTAATLRTLVQGLDVLGVRAPEQM; via the coding sequence ATGGCCGACCCGCAGGAAGTTCTCGCGCAACGGGTCCGATCCGCACTCGCCGCCGCCTTCGGCGACGAGTTCGCTGAGACCGACCCCGTCATCCGTCCCTCACAGTTCGCCGACTACCAGGCCAACGCCGCGCTGGCGCTCGCCAAGCGCCTGGGCCGAAAGCCGCGCGATGTCGCCTCCGCGATCGAGGAGCGACTGGACGTCGATGACGTGTGCCGAGAGGTCGAGATCAGCGGGCCCGGCTTCATCAACCTGACTCTGCGCGACGACTGGATCGCCGCCCAGACGCAGGCGGTTCTCGGCGACCCGCGGCTCGGTGTCGCGACGCAGCAGCGGCAGAACATCCCCATCGACTACTCCGCGCCGAACGTGGCCAAGGAGATGCACGTCGGCCACCTGCGCACCACCGTGGTGGGCGACGCACTGGCCCGCATCCTGGGGTTCCTCGGGCACAACGTCATCCGGCAGAACCACATCGGCGACTGGGGTACGCCGTTCGGCATGCTCATCGAGCACCTGCTCGACTGCGGTGAGCACTCCGCCGAGGCCGACCTCCTCAAGACCGACCCGAACGCCTTCTACCAGGCGGCCAAGGCCAAGTTCGACGCCTCGGAGGAGTTCGCGACCCGCGCCCGCAGCCGCGTCGTGCTGATCCAGAGCGGCGACGACGAGACGCTGCGCCTGTGGCGGGAGCTCGTCGACCTGTCGAAGATCTACTTCAACAAGGTGTACTCGACGCTCGATGTCACGCTCACCGACGACGACCTCGCCGGCGAGAGCACCTACAACGACATGCTCCCCGAGATCTGTGCCGCGCTGGAGCGCCAGGGCATCGCCGAGGTCAGCGAGGGCGCGCTGTGCGTGTTCCTCGACGGCTACACCGGGCGGGAGGGCAAGCCGGTCCCGCTGATCATCCGCAAGAGCGACGGCGGGTACGGCTACGCCACCAGCGACCTGGCCACCGTGAAGTACCGGGTCGAGGAGCTGAAGGCCGACCGCATCCTCTACGTGGTCGGCGCCCCGCAGAACCTGCACTTCCGCATGGTGTGGGACACCGCGCGCAAGGCCGGCTGGGTGCCCGACGAGGTCGAGACGACCCACGTGCAGATCGGCAACGTGCTGGGCGAGGACCACAAGATCCTGCGCACGCGCAGCGGCAAGTCGATCCGGCTGATGGAGCTGCTCGACGAGGCGGTCGAACGCGCCACGCGGGTCGTCGCGGAGAACCGCCCCGACCTGGATGAGGAGACACGCGCCCGGATCGCCCGCGAGGTCGGTATCGGCGCGGTGAAGTACGCCGACCTGTCGGTGTCGCACGACAGCGAGTACGTGTTCGACTTCGACCGCATGCTGGCGCTCAACGGCAACACCGGCCCGTACCTGCAGTACGCGCAGGCGCGGATCCGGTCGATCTTCCGCAAGGGCGGGGTGACGCCGGAGGAGGCCGCGGCGGGCACCATCACGGTGACCCAGCCGGCCGAGCGCGACCTCGCGCTCGCGCTTCTCGGCTTCGCCCCGACGGTCCAGCAGGTCGGCGAAACCCTGGAGCCGCACCGGCTGTGCGCCTACCTGTTCGACCTGGCGCAGAGCTTCACGACGTTCTACGACCAGTGCCCGGTCCTGAAGGCCGAGAACGCCGAACTGCGCGCCTCCCGGCTGGCCCTGACCGCGGCCACCCTGCGCACCCTGGTCCAGGGCCTGGACGTGCTGGGCGTTCGCGCACCGGAGCAGATGTGA
- a CDS encoding YqcI/YcgG family protein, translating into MLDPTDKFPCIFGVDAVARKTLRYGFVRSGDHADQLADTLRSFTAVCEDLGKRTSLVVFFESWEAEERSHAGYYEEFWNLLRETSERDTLPWPEEHAVDTDDPRFEFCFNGVPMFVVANTDLHTHRRSRAFDRVAITFQPRFVFDDIKPNTKNGDNARNIIRDRIRTYDSAPLTKMLGNYGDPANKEWRQYYLDDGSDTISAGRCPVSFNTGGSDLA; encoded by the coding sequence ATGCTCGACCCAACGGACAAATTCCCATGCATCTTCGGCGTCGACGCCGTCGCCCGCAAGACGCTGCGCTATGGGTTCGTCCGGAGCGGAGACCACGCCGACCAACTCGCCGACACCCTCAGATCCTTCACCGCTGTCTGCGAAGATCTGGGTAAGAGAACGTCGCTCGTCGTCTTCTTCGAATCCTGGGAGGCCGAAGAGCGCTCCCACGCGGGCTACTACGAAGAATTCTGGAACCTGCTTCGCGAGACTTCTGAGCGCGACACGCTCCCGTGGCCGGAAGAGCACGCCGTCGACACCGACGATCCCAGATTCGAATTCTGCTTCAACGGCGTGCCCATGTTCGTGGTGGCCAACACCGATCTGCACACTCATCGGCGCAGCCGCGCCTTCGACCGTGTGGCCATCACCTTCCAGCCTCGTTTCGTCTTCGATGACATCAAGCCGAACACGAAGAACGGCGACAATGCCCGGAATATCATCCGCGACAGAATCAGGACGTACGACAGTGCGCCCCTGACGAAGATGCTGGGAAACTATGGTGACCCGGCCAACAAAGAATGGCGCCAGTACTACCTGGATGACGGCAGCGACACGATATCGGCGGGCCGGTGTCCGGTCTCGTTCAACACCGGGGGGAGCGACCTGGCATGA
- a CDS encoding MFS transporter gives MKISLSTVRQFPAQVWIVSLATLLNRSVGFLALFSAIFFQSFEVSANTITLALFAVGVAGVLGAVAGGRIAERVGSAQVLVIGSLVNVPLLVMLALFADDITVSILVAAVSVAVSQSFVGPSATLITDSGYKGPTVTAFAFYRIFLNVGSIVAPAIAGILGFVDFRLLFLLSAAGSLAAFAVLFFSRNRLGEVAHTAREGEAEAAGGQEGAAPATDSSAMRRARLWTVIAVFGVTIAIYAQHQSGIPLSVQRLDNGDRLYALLLLINPIIIVLTELPLSTVTAKFKWSHAYALGVFATAVGLAVCGLASSWAVCIAAFVVFSLGEAVFAPLANASVARLARPRENARYQGYLSAAQSAGIALGPGIGAWGVLHDRSLFWVVVIVLGAVLAAASVFAGMSSARSSSSGKQHIKTAA, from the coding sequence GTGAAGATTAGTCTCAGTACCGTACGCCAGTTTCCGGCGCAGGTCTGGATCGTCTCCCTTGCTACGCTGCTGAACCGGTCCGTCGGGTTTCTGGCCCTGTTCTCCGCGATCTTCTTTCAATCGTTCGAGGTCAGCGCCAACACCATCACCCTCGCGCTGTTCGCCGTAGGGGTGGCCGGGGTGCTCGGGGCGGTGGCGGGAGGCCGGATCGCCGAAAGGGTGGGGTCCGCACAGGTTCTGGTGATCGGCTCGCTGGTCAACGTGCCGCTACTGGTCATGCTCGCCCTGTTCGCCGACGACATCACGGTGTCGATCCTCGTCGCCGCCGTGAGTGTCGCGGTGTCGCAGTCCTTCGTCGGGCCGTCAGCGACGCTGATCACCGACTCGGGCTACAAGGGCCCGACCGTCACCGCGTTCGCGTTCTACCGGATCTTCCTCAACGTCGGATCGATCGTCGCTCCCGCCATCGCCGGAATCCTCGGCTTCGTCGATTTCCGACTGCTGTTCCTGCTCTCCGCCGCGGGCTCGCTGGCGGCATTCGCGGTGCTCTTCTTCTCCCGGAACAGGCTCGGCGAGGTGGCGCACACAGCCCGCGAGGGCGAGGCCGAAGCGGCGGGCGGGCAGGAGGGTGCCGCTCCAGCAACCGACTCCTCCGCGATGCGCCGGGCACGGCTGTGGACCGTCATCGCCGTCTTCGGCGTCACGATCGCCATCTACGCGCAGCACCAGAGCGGGATACCGCTGTCGGTCCAGCGGTTGGACAACGGCGACCGGCTCTACGCCCTTCTGCTGCTGATCAACCCGATCATCATCGTGCTGACCGAACTCCCCTTGAGCACGGTCACCGCGAAGTTCAAGTGGAGCCACGCCTACGCGTTGGGCGTGTTCGCCACCGCCGTCGGCCTCGCCGTCTGCGGGCTCGCGAGCAGCTGGGCCGTCTGCATCGCCGCGTTCGTCGTCTTCTCCCTCGGCGAGGCCGTGTTCGCGCCGCTGGCCAACGCGTCCGTGGCTCGGCTGGCCCGCCCCCGGGAGAACGCCCGTTACCAGGGGTACCTGTCGGCCGCCCAATCGGCGGGCATCGCCCTGGGTCCCGGAATCGGGGCTTGGGGTGTACTACACGACCGGTCGCTGTTCTGGGTTGTCGTCATCGTCCTCGGCGCCGTGCTGGCCGCGGCGTCGGTATTCGCAGGCATGAGTAGTGCAAGGAGTTCCTCCAGTGGGAAGCAGCACATCAAAACGGCGGCCTGA
- a CDS encoding ATP-grasp domain-containing protein: MGSSTSKRRPESVLVVDPVSSGALYATLLGEAGIPVILLDTERARVGGLRTEATPGALDFEHDFGGSPDRLRAYCVDNAVGYVVAGSESGVGLCDFLRASLPDCPANDSRDSRRRWDKQSMFAALAADGVPCLQTTAIAAGQIPDIDEAALLVADAPVVVKPSIGAGSVGVRMVAAPCELVDAVRSITTAPGFFGDSPNALVQELYPHPQTEYVVDTFSHDGIHEVLGINRYDKRVSADGDFVYERITWLAADEPPASVLCDYAGAVLDALGVRVGAGHMEVMYNPEVGPRLIDFGARAHGAGQPLKTFRLTGTSHIHRECEYIAHIVAGRPLSDTGGRYTLPQRGGIIFFNLDRPTRCRARPSEARLTALPGVLDVTVNAAAGAEYPATRSLLDSLALGLAFIAADTRQELDDRCRRVRSEFEAAFRGREPHPV, encoded by the coding sequence GTGGGAAGCAGCACATCAAAACGGCGGCCTGAGTCCGTTCTCGTCGTCGACCCCGTGAGTTCCGGGGCGCTGTACGCGACGCTGCTGGGGGAGGCGGGGATCCCCGTCATCCTCCTGGACACCGAACGCGCCCGCGTCGGGGGACTGCGAACGGAGGCCACCCCCGGCGCCCTCGACTTCGAGCACGACTTCGGCGGTTCCCCCGACCGCCTCCGCGCCTACTGTGTCGACAACGCGGTCGGCTACGTCGTGGCCGGATCGGAGTCCGGTGTCGGGCTGTGCGATTTCCTCCGGGCATCGCTACCAGACTGCCCGGCCAACGACTCACGGGATTCGCGTCGGCGGTGGGACAAGCAGTCGATGTTCGCCGCGCTGGCCGCCGACGGAGTCCCGTGTCTGCAGACGACCGCGATAGCCGCCGGGCAAATCCCGGACATCGACGAGGCGGCGCTCCTCGTCGCGGACGCGCCCGTGGTGGTGAAGCCGTCGATCGGCGCCGGGTCGGTCGGCGTCCGCATGGTCGCGGCCCCCTGCGAGCTGGTCGACGCCGTACGGTCGATCACGACTGCCCCCGGCTTCTTCGGCGACTCTCCCAACGCGCTGGTCCAAGAGCTCTACCCGCACCCGCAGACCGAGTACGTGGTGGACACGTTCTCCCACGACGGGATCCACGAGGTGCTGGGGATCAACCGCTACGACAAGCGCGTCTCGGCCGACGGTGACTTCGTCTACGAGCGGATCACCTGGCTGGCGGCGGACGAGCCCCCGGCCTCCGTCCTCTGCGACTACGCCGGGGCCGTCCTGGACGCACTGGGGGTGCGCGTTGGCGCCGGGCACATGGAGGTCATGTACAACCCAGAGGTCGGTCCCCGGCTGATCGACTTCGGGGCTCGGGCGCACGGCGCCGGACAGCCGCTGAAGACCTTCAGGCTGACCGGGACGTCCCACATTCACCGCGAGTGCGAGTACATCGCGCACATCGTGGCCGGTCGGCCACTGTCGGACACCGGCGGCAGGTACACCCTGCCGCAGCGCGGCGGAATCATCTTCTTCAACCTCGACCGGCCGACGCGGTGCCGGGCCCGGCCGAGCGAGGCCCGGCTCACGGCTCTGCCGGGTGTCCTGGACGTGACGGTCAACGCGGCGGCGGGAGCGGAGTACCCGGCGACCCGCTCACTGCTCGACTCGCTCGCGCTCGGGCTCGCGTTCATCGCCGCCGATACCCGACAGGAACTGGACGACCGCTGTCGTCGGGTGCGGTCGGAGTTCGAGGCCGCCTTCCGGGGGCGCGAACCGCACCCCGTCTAG
- a CDS encoding prolipoprotein diacylglyceryl transferase, whose translation MIDDLPRSRSALLRERQLERRRNGMLLAGGGLLTMVLLFFGAVLAALDFAPTANGPGRDAAPRDASISELQGNEEGRGATDPSADPGVLKVDGTAEVEGEKPADDSSDPVEPDSAPDSSPDPSRDAPAGSAPQQPETTRSEESAVDSTQPPNPETPVAPAPASGRDDSGPGPGSGHDADPAPTDDDGADGGRCTTWWLFC comes from the coding sequence ATGATCGATGATCTCCCACGGTCGCGCAGCGCCCTACTGCGCGAGCGGCAGCTGGAACGACGGAGAAACGGCATGCTGCTGGCGGGCGGCGGCCTGCTGACCATGGTCCTGCTCTTCTTCGGCGCGGTGCTGGCCGCCCTCGACTTCGCCCCCACGGCCAACGGACCGGGGCGCGACGCCGCTCCTCGGGACGCGTCGATCTCCGAACTGCAGGGGAACGAGGAGGGCCGCGGCGCCACCGACCCCTCCGCCGACCCCGGCGTCCTCAAGGTCGACGGCACGGCCGAGGTGGAGGGCGAGAAGCCGGCCGACGACTCCTCCGACCCGGTCGAGCCGGATTCCGCGCCGGACTCCTCCCCGGATCCGTCCAGGGACGCCCCCGCGGGCTCCGCCCCGCAGCAGCCGGAAACGACCCGGTCGGAGGAGTCGGCCGTCGACTCCACGCAGCCGCCGAACCCCGAAACCCCCGTCGCCCCCGCCCCCGCCTCCGGAAGGGACGACTCCGGACCGGGCCCGGGCTCCGGACACGACGCCGACCCCGCCCCCACCGACGACGACGGGGCCGACGGCGGTCGCTGCACCACCTGGTGGTTGTTCTGCTAG
- the rbsK gene encoding ribokinase — protein MTGSAAPRIAVFGSINMDLVAYVDVAPASGETVSGTAFREVPGGKGANQAVAAARAGGDVSFLGAVGDDPFGTQLRSNLVETGVDVSGLRMEAGSSGIAHIVVEGSGANRIIVVPGANGTVTSLRPGDERQIEGAAALLLQLELPMEGVIAAARAGRGLGVPTVLTPAPARDLPDELLDSVDLIVPNQHEAAAITGETDPRRALGVLLRRVPEAIITLGEDGSIYGRRGEQPVTASAHRVTPVDTTAAGDTFCGAFAVARAEGREPADALRFASAAAALSVQRQGAATSMPNRAEIDAFVAG, from the coding sequence GTGACTGGATCAGCAGCGCCGCGGATCGCGGTATTCGGCAGTATCAACATGGACCTCGTCGCCTACGTGGACGTGGCCCCGGCCAGCGGGGAGACGGTCAGCGGGACGGCGTTCCGCGAGGTCCCCGGCGGCAAGGGGGCCAACCAGGCGGTCGCGGCGGCGCGGGCGGGGGGCGACGTCTCGTTCCTCGGCGCCGTGGGCGACGACCCGTTCGGTACGCAGCTGCGCAGCAACCTGGTGGAGACCGGTGTCGACGTGTCGGGACTGCGCATGGAGGCGGGGTCCTCCGGCATCGCGCACATCGTCGTCGAGGGCAGCGGCGCCAACCGCATCATCGTGGTGCCCGGCGCCAACGGCACGGTGACCTCGCTGCGTCCCGGCGACGAGCGGCAGATCGAGGGCGCGGCCGCGCTCCTGCTGCAGCTGGAGCTGCCGATGGAGGGCGTGATCGCGGCAGCCCGCGCCGGGCGCGGGCTGGGCGTGCCGACGGTCCTCACCCCGGCGCCGGCGCGCGACCTGCCCGACGAGCTGCTCGACTCCGTCGACCTGATCGTGCCCAACCAGCACGAGGCCGCCGCCATCACCGGGGAGACCGACCCGCGCCGCGCGCTGGGCGTGCTGCTGCGCCGGGTGCCGGAGGCCATCATCACCCTGGGCGAGGACGGCTCGATCTACGGTCGGCGCGGTGAGCAGCCGGTCACGGCGTCGGCCCACCGGGTGACGCCGGTCGACACCACGGCGGCGGGCGACACCTTCTGCGGTGCGTTCGCCGTCGCCCGCGCCGAGGGCCGCGAGCCCGCGGACGCCCTGCGCTTCGCCTCGGCGGCGGCCGCGCTGTCGGTGCAGCGCCAGGGTGCGGCGACGTCGATGCCCAACCGCGCGGAGATCGACGCGTTCGTCGCCGGATAG
- a CDS encoding exodeoxyribonuclease III, whose amino-acid sequence MRIATWNVNSIRARAERVAAWLERSDVDVVAIQETKCRDEQFPASVFTDLGYEVAHHGLSQWNGVAIASRVGLEDVRIGFPDQPGWGEPAAAEARAIGATCDGAQVWSLYVPNGREIDDPHYAYKLDWLEKLRRFGAQRLADDPAARIALCGDFNVAPQDDDVWDMAEFEGKTHVTKAEREAFTALVDTGFAEVVRAHAPGPGVYTFWDYQGLSFPKKKGMRIDFALLSPALAARVSDARIDRDERKGKGASDHAPVIVDLDAPSAT is encoded by the coding sequence GTGCGAATTGCTACGTGGAACGTGAACAGTATCCGGGCGCGAGCCGAGCGGGTCGCCGCCTGGCTGGAGCGCAGCGATGTCGACGTCGTCGCCATCCAGGAAACGAAATGCCGCGACGAGCAGTTCCCGGCGAGCGTCTTCACCGACCTCGGGTACGAGGTCGCCCACCACGGGCTGTCGCAGTGGAACGGTGTCGCCATCGCCTCGCGGGTCGGCCTGGAGGACGTGCGGATCGGCTTCCCGGACCAGCCCGGGTGGGGCGAACCCGCCGCGGCGGAGGCCAGGGCCATCGGCGCCACCTGCGACGGCGCCCAGGTGTGGAGCCTGTACGTGCCCAACGGGCGCGAAATCGACGACCCGCACTACGCCTACAAGCTGGACTGGCTGGAGAAGCTGCGCCGGTTCGGCGCGCAGCGGCTGGCGGACGACCCCGCCGCCCGGATCGCGCTGTGCGGCGACTTCAACGTGGCCCCGCAGGACGACGACGTGTGGGACATGGCCGAGTTCGAGGGCAAGACGCACGTCACCAAGGCCGAGCGCGAGGCGTTCACCGCCCTGGTCGACACCGGCTTCGCCGAGGTCGTCCGCGCGCACGCCCCCGGACCGGGCGTCTACACCTTCTGGGACTACCAGGGCCTGTCCTTCCCGAAGAAGAAGGGCATGCGCATCGACTTCGCCCTCCTGTCCCCGGCTCTGGCCGCCCGCGTCTCCGACGCCAGGATCGACCGCGACGAACGCAAAGGCAAGGGCGCCTCCGACCACGCCCCGGTCATCGTCGACCTCGACGCCCCGTCGGCGACCTGA
- a CDS encoding response regulator transcription factor: MTEATTHPHVLVIDDEPNIRELVQAALRFHNFSVSTAGTGGDGLALVRERHPDLILLDVMLPDISGFEICQRLRHAGDNVPVIYLTARDTPSDTVTGLSLGGDDYVTKPFSVEALIARIHALLRRTRREETAATEATRDEHGVLRVADLELNERTWGVRRAGVPVELSPTEFRLLAYMMNHAGRILTRAQLLENVWGWDYAGQSQIVETYVSYLRRKLDPLGPALIHTKRGVGYSIRVPKAEVYAPAGSQRPPERQRRRGRRRGRDRQEAPREARPDAGGPPRAAEAGADTPEAPGTADGTGA, from the coding sequence ATGACCGAGGCCACGACACACCCCCACGTGCTCGTGATCGACGACGAGCCGAACATCCGCGAACTCGTCCAGGCCGCCCTGCGATTCCACAACTTCAGCGTCAGCACCGCCGGAACCGGCGGCGACGGCCTCGCCCTGGTGCGCGAGCGCCACCCCGACCTCATCCTGCTCGACGTCATGCTGCCCGACATCAGCGGCTTCGAGATCTGCCAGCGGCTGCGGCACGCCGGCGACAACGTGCCCGTCATCTACCTGACGGCCCGCGACACGCCCTCCGACACCGTCACCGGGCTGTCGCTGGGCGGCGACGACTACGTCACCAAGCCGTTCTCCGTGGAGGCGCTCATCGCCCGCATCCACGCGCTGCTGCGCCGGACCCGCCGCGAGGAGACCGCGGCGACCGAGGCGACGCGCGACGAACACGGGGTCCTGCGCGTCGCCGACCTCGAACTCAACGAGCGGACCTGGGGTGTGCGCCGGGCCGGCGTGCCCGTGGAGCTGTCGCCCACCGAGTTCCGCCTGCTCGCCTACATGATGAACCACGCGGGCCGGATCCTCACCCGCGCGCAGCTGCTGGAGAACGTGTGGGGCTGGGACTACGCCGGGCAGTCCCAGATCGTCGAGACCTACGTGAGCTACCTGCGGCGCAAGCTCGACCCGCTCGGCCCGGCCCTCATCCACACCAAGCGCGGCGTCGGCTACTCCATCCGCGTGCCCAAGGCGGAGGTGTACGCCCCTGCCGGTTCGCAGCGGCCGCCGGAGCGGCAGCGCAGACGTGGGAGGAGGCGGGGCAGGGACCGGCAGGAGGCACCGCGGGAGGCGCGGCCGGACGCCGGTGGGCCTCCGCGCGCCGCGGAGGCCGGGGCCGACACGCCCGAGGCCCCCGGCACCGCCGACGGCACCGGCGCCTGA